In the genome of Hymenobacter taeanensis, one region contains:
- a CDS encoding RelA/SpoT family protein, whose protein sequence is MPTVIDPEVERQEILRHYRRLLRTAKPYLKEGDAKLIKKAFNTSLEAHKEMRRKSGEPYILHPLAVAQIVVEEIGLGTTSIVAALLHDVVEDTPWEIADVEREFGNKVARIVDGLTKISGVFEYGTSEQAENFRKMLLTLSEDVRVILIKLADRLHNMRTLDSMPRHKQLKIASETIYLYAPLAHRLGLYAIKTELEDLYLKYTDTEVYNELVNRVRQSRSARNRFIKEFVLPIDDELKAQGFGYEIKGRPKSIYSILKKMRKQNITFDEVYDLFAIRVILDVPQEQEKAACWQVYSIVTDFYQPNPDRLRDWVSTPKANGYESLHTTVMSRSGQWVEVQIRSRRMDDIAEKGYAAHWKYKDSGAIQPESTLEAWINKVREMLETNNSSALEFMDEFRQNLFVKEVYAFTPKGKLVILPDKATALDFAFEIHTHIGLRCLGAKVNQKLQPLSYELRNGDQVEILTSQKQRPTEEWLQYVITSKARSKIKEWLRDDKKSKAEDGRFLVEKRLELLGIEYTPDNLNRLLAHFNTRNAQEFFYRLAIGQIDGRDIKTDLFDPAIEVPRSPSMLEPKAFDHEVQKIRGLSANMLVIGEQTDKFDYTIAPCCNPIPGDDVFGFETEEGIVIHRTSCPKAVQMMSNYGNRIVRAKWTEQLELAFLAGIRIKGSDRVGLVNDVTRIISNSLKVNMRSITIDSNDGMFEGQIMVFVNDTDHLNKMIQRLSKVNGVLQVERFDSSARS, encoded by the coding sequence ATGCCTACCGTCATCGACCCCGAAGTAGAGCGCCAGGAAATTCTGCGCCACTACCGCCGCCTGCTCCGCACCGCTAAGCCTTATCTGAAGGAAGGCGATGCGAAGCTTATTAAAAAGGCCTTCAATACATCCCTGGAAGCGCACAAAGAAATGCGCCGCAAGTCGGGTGAGCCCTACATCTTGCACCCACTGGCCGTAGCGCAGATTGTGGTGGAAGAAATAGGCCTAGGCACCACCAGCATTGTGGCTGCCCTGCTGCACGACGTGGTAGAGGACACGCCTTGGGAAATAGCTGATGTAGAGCGCGAGTTCGGTAATAAAGTGGCTCGCATCGTCGATGGCCTCACCAAAATCTCGGGCGTATTCGAATATGGCACCTCTGAGCAAGCTGAGAACTTCCGCAAGATGCTGCTCACGCTCTCGGAAGATGTGCGCGTTATCCTCATCAAGCTCGCCGACCGCCTGCACAACATGCGGACGCTCGACTCGATGCCGCGCCATAAGCAGCTCAAGATTGCTTCAGAAACTATTTACCTCTACGCTCCGCTGGCCCACCGCCTAGGCCTGTACGCCATCAAAACCGAGCTGGAAGATCTATACCTTAAGTACACTGACACCGAAGTTTATAATGAGCTAGTAAACCGGGTGCGTCAGAGCCGTAGCGCCCGTAACCGCTTCATCAAAGAGTTCGTGCTGCCCATCGACGACGAACTGAAGGCCCAGGGCTTTGGCTACGAAATCAAAGGCCGTCCCAAGAGCATCTATTCCATCCTGAAGAAGATGCGCAAGCAGAACATCACCTTCGATGAAGTGTATGACCTGTTTGCTATTCGGGTAATCCTAGATGTGCCCCAGGAGCAGGAAAAAGCCGCATGCTGGCAAGTGTACTCCATTGTTACGGACTTCTATCAACCGAACCCCGACCGCCTGCGCGATTGGGTGAGCACGCCCAAAGCCAATGGGTATGAGTCGTTGCACACCACAGTTATGTCACGCTCGGGCCAATGGGTAGAGGTGCAGATCCGCAGCCGCCGCATGGATGATATTGCGGAGAAAGGTTACGCCGCGCACTGGAAGTACAAAGACTCCGGTGCCATTCAGCCTGAGTCAACACTGGAAGCGTGGATTAATAAGGTGCGGGAGATGCTCGAAACCAATAACTCCAGCGCCCTGGAGTTCATGGACGAGTTCCGCCAGAACCTATTCGTGAAGGAAGTATATGCCTTCACCCCCAAAGGCAAGCTCGTTATCCTGCCTGATAAAGCCACGGCTCTCGACTTTGCCTTCGAGATTCATACGCATATAGGCCTACGCTGCCTCGGGGCCAAAGTAAACCAGAAGCTGCAGCCCCTGAGCTACGAACTGCGCAACGGCGACCAAGTGGAAATCCTGACGTCGCAGAAGCAGCGGCCTACTGAGGAGTGGCTGCAGTACGTAATCACCTCTAAAGCTCGGAGCAAAATCAAGGAGTGGCTCCGCGATGATAAAAAGTCGAAGGCGGAAGATGGCCGCTTCTTAGTAGAGAAGCGCCTGGAGCTGCTGGGTATTGAATACACGCCCGATAACCTCAACCGCCTGCTGGCGCACTTCAATACGCGAAATGCACAGGAGTTCTTCTACCGGCTTGCTATCGGCCAGATTGACGGCCGGGATATAAAGACTGATCTGTTTGACCCCGCCATTGAAGTTCCCCGCTCGCCATCTATGCTCGAGCCTAAAGCGTTCGATCATGAGGTGCAGAAGATCCGCGGCCTCAGCGCCAATATGCTGGTAATAGGGGAGCAGACCGATAAGTTCGACTACACCATTGCGCCCTGCTGTAACCCTATCCCCGGCGATGATGTGTTTGGCTTTGAAACGGAGGAGGGCATTGTTATTCACCGAACCTCTTGCCCTAAAGCCGTGCAGATGATGTCGAACTACGGCAACCGCATCGTGCGCGCTAAGTGGACGGAGCAGTTGGAGTTGGCTTTCTTAGCAGGTATCCGCATCAAAGGTTCTGACCGGGTAGGCCTAGTAAACGACGTAACTCGCATCATCAGTAACAGCCTCAAGGTCAATATGCGCTCTATTACCATCGACTCCAATGATGGTATGTTTGAGGGGCAGATTATGGTTTTCGTAAATGATACTGACCACCTGAATAAAATGATTCAGCGCTTGTCTAAAGTGAATGGAGTACTGCAGGTAGAGCGCTTTGATTCCTCTGCCAGGTCATAA
- a CDS encoding Fur family transcriptional regulator, with amino-acid sequence MPTTEKHLDQEKYAEVKKIFTAYLENKGLRKTSERYAILEEIYSRTGHFDVEELFAGMKEQGLQVSRATVYNTLDLLVEHGLVSKHQFGRNLAQYEKSYGYRQHDHVICTECHKVVEFCDPRIHGIQTMVGELLNFHILHHSLNLYGVCGDCRAKAAARSLAE; translated from the coding sequence ATGCCCACAACGGAGAAGCATCTCGATCAAGAGAAATACGCAGAGGTAAAGAAGATATTCACTGCTTACCTCGAGAATAAAGGGCTGCGCAAAACCTCGGAGCGTTATGCCATCCTCGAAGAAATTTACTCCCGCACCGGGCACTTTGATGTAGAAGAGCTCTTTGCTGGCATGAAGGAGCAGGGTCTGCAGGTTAGCCGCGCTACAGTCTACAATACGCTTGACTTGCTCGTAGAACATGGCCTGGTAAGTAAGCACCAATTTGGCCGTAACCTGGCGCAATATGAGAAGAGCTACGGTTATCGCCAGCACGATCATGTTATCTGCACGGAGTGTCACAAAGTCGTAGAGTTTTGTGATCCGCGTATCCACGGAATCCAGACCATGGTAGGGGAGTTACTCAACTTCCATATCTTGCACCACTCTTTAAACCTTTACGGCGTGTGCGGTGACTGCCGCGCCAAAGCCGCCGCCCGCTCTTTAGCCGAATGA
- the tig gene encoding trigger factor gives MDITLDKKDDQLSAILTVNLTEADYAPTVESKLKEYSKKAQIKGFRPGKVPVTLVRKMYGKGILVEEINGLLSKSVDDYIKENDLKILGEPIPVPTDVDFDTQKDYSFQFELGLLPDFELPADQAVTVDRHKVDLDENTLKETYEQLERQFGESIEPETAEATDYISGKLLKAGEEGDGRVVLLPLNKVKNGVDKFVGVKVGDSVTFDLKDAFDGDATAISSFSGMSKEEADTVEGEYTLSIEKIQRSTPAEFNQELFDKVFGKDIVTSKEDFDEKVRSTVQENYDREADNLVNRQIIDKMLESTTIEVPKEFFKKWLVRANQGKLTPEQVEEHYEDYEKELKWSMIRNKVVEANDLKVSNEEIVDRTMQKILGQFNMEMTPELEESVRGFADNFLRQENGKNYVNEYEAILAEKVLENLRGKVVVNDNAITAEDFRNQNAG, from the coding sequence TTGGACATTACCCTCGACAAAAAAGACGACCAGCTGAGTGCCATCCTGACAGTAAACCTTACGGAGGCTGACTACGCTCCCACCGTGGAGTCGAAGCTGAAGGAATACAGCAAAAAGGCGCAGATCAAAGGGTTCCGCCCGGGCAAAGTGCCAGTTACGCTGGTACGCAAAATGTACGGCAAGGGCATCCTGGTAGAAGAAATCAATGGCCTGCTGAGCAAGTCAGTTGATGACTATATCAAGGAAAACGACCTCAAGATCCTTGGTGAGCCCATTCCGGTTCCTACCGATGTTGATTTCGACACCCAGAAAGACTACTCGTTCCAGTTTGAGCTAGGCCTGCTGCCCGATTTCGAGCTGCCCGCCGACCAGGCTGTTACGGTTGACCGCCATAAGGTAGACCTAGACGAAAACACGCTGAAGGAAACTTACGAGCAGCTGGAGCGTCAGTTTGGTGAGTCGATTGAGCCTGAAACGGCTGAGGCCACTGACTACATCTCGGGCAAGCTGCTAAAAGCTGGCGAAGAGGGTGATGGCCGCGTAGTACTGCTTCCTCTGAACAAGGTGAAGAACGGCGTTGACAAGTTTGTGGGCGTGAAAGTGGGTGATTCGGTAACGTTTGACCTGAAAGACGCTTTCGACGGCGACGCTACGGCTATTTCCAGCTTCTCGGGCATGAGCAAAGAAGAGGCTGACACGGTTGAGGGCGAGTACACGCTGTCGATTGAGAAAATCCAGCGCTCTACTCCTGCTGAGTTCAACCAGGAGCTGTTTGACAAAGTATTCGGCAAGGACATCGTAACCTCGAAAGAAGACTTCGACGAGAAGGTTCGCTCGACGGTACAGGAGAACTACGACCGGGAGGCTGACAACTTGGTAAACCGCCAGATCATCGACAAGATGCTGGAAAGCACCACGATTGAGGTGCCGAAAGAGTTCTTCAAAAAATGGCTGGTACGTGCTAACCAGGGCAAGCTGACTCCGGAGCAGGTTGAAGAACACTACGAAGACTACGAGAAGGAGCTGAAGTGGTCGATGATCCGCAACAAAGTGGTGGAAGCCAACGACTTGAAAGTTTCGAACGAAGAAATCGTTGACCGCACGATGCAGAAGATTCTAGGCCAGTTCAACATGGAGATGACCCCTGAGCTGGAAGAATCGGTGCGTGGCTTTGCTGACAATTTCCTGCGTCAGGAGAACGGCAAAAACTACGTAAACGAGTATGAAGCCATTCTGGCAGAAAAAGTGCTGGAAAACCTGCGCGGCAAAGTTGTTGTTAATGACAACGCGATTACGGCCGAGGACTTCCGCAATCAGAATGCTGGCTAA
- a CDS encoding adenylosuccinate synthase has product MPVDVLVGLQWGDEGKGKIVDVLAPTYDVVARFQGGPNAGHTLTFDGIKHVLHQVPSGIFHPHIINVVGNGVVLDPFVFRQELQKLTDRGIDWAKNLYVSRKAQLILPSHRALDRINEEARGGSKIGSTLKGIGPTYQDKIGRTGLRVGDILLPDFQERYQEAVARHTQLAQFHGKELEIAEFEADFFSAVEFLRTLQLTDTEYLLNDLLKQGKNVLAEGAQGSMLDIDFGTYPYVTSSSTIVAGACTGLGIAPKHIEKVYGISKAYCTRVGSGPFPTELLNEVGEQIRQAGREFGSTTGRPRRCGWIDLPALRYSIMLNGVTEIHLMKADVLDGFDEIQICTHYRTADGQETDHLPDHGDLENLTPIYTSLPGWRTDLQAVTDPQALPAELKSYVQFLEQHLEVPVSIVSVGPDRVSTLHLN; this is encoded by the coding sequence ATGCCCGTTGACGTACTAGTTGGATTGCAGTGGGGTGATGAAGGCAAAGGAAAGATTGTTGATGTACTCGCCCCCACCTACGACGTAGTAGCCCGCTTTCAGGGCGGCCCTAATGCAGGCCATACGCTCACCTTCGACGGCATTAAGCACGTCTTACACCAAGTTCCTTCGGGTATCTTCCATCCGCACATTATTAATGTGGTTGGTAATGGTGTGGTGCTTGACCCCTTCGTTTTTCGCCAAGAGCTGCAAAAGCTCACTGACCGTGGCATTGATTGGGCCAAGAATCTCTATGTTTCTCGTAAAGCCCAGCTGATTCTGCCTTCGCACCGCGCCCTTGACCGGATCAACGAAGAAGCTCGTGGTGGCAGCAAAATTGGATCTACCTTAAAAGGTATTGGCCCAACTTACCAAGACAAAATTGGCCGTACTGGCCTACGTGTTGGTGATATTCTGCTCCCAGACTTTCAGGAGCGTTATCAGGAGGCCGTAGCTCGTCATACTCAGCTTGCCCAATTCCACGGGAAAGAGCTGGAAATAGCGGAGTTCGAAGCCGATTTCTTCTCTGCCGTCGAGTTCCTGCGCACCCTGCAGCTCACCGACACGGAGTATCTACTAAACGATTTGCTGAAGCAAGGCAAAAATGTTCTGGCCGAAGGGGCACAGGGCTCTATGTTGGACATTGACTTCGGTACCTATCCCTATGTCACGTCTTCCAGCACTATTGTAGCCGGTGCCTGTACTGGCCTAGGTATTGCGCCTAAGCATATTGAAAAGGTATATGGTATCAGCAAAGCCTATTGCACCCGCGTAGGCAGCGGCCCATTCCCAACCGAACTTCTAAATGAAGTGGGGGAGCAGATCCGCCAGGCTGGCCGAGAGTTTGGTTCTACCACGGGCCGTCCACGTCGTTGTGGCTGGATCGATTTGCCCGCTCTTCGTTATAGCATCATGCTAAACGGCGTGACGGAAATTCACTTGATGAAGGCTGATGTGCTGGATGGGTTTGACGAAATCCAGATCTGCACACACTATCGCACCGCCGACGGTCAGGAAACCGATCATCTGCCCGACCATGGAGACTTGGAGAACCTGACTCCTATATACACAAGCTTACCCGGTTGGCGCACCGACCTACAAGCTGTTACCGATCCTCAGGCATTACCCGCTGAGCTAAAAAGCTACGTGCAGTTCTTAGAGCAACACTTAGAAGTGCCCGTTAGCATTGTTAGTGTAGGCCCAGACCGAGTTAGCACCTTACACTTAAACTAA
- a CDS encoding STAS domain-containing protein produces the protein MKTDSTVQDGILFVRLSGDLIGSPDTQQLLQSVDQHLGDELRNCAVDLSGIRYINSTGIGVLVSLLTKFRSRGGEMMLINPADHPRKMLALTKLNAIFSIADDEASAAQQLKAAN, from the coding sequence ATGAAAACTGACAGCACCGTCCAGGACGGTATCCTCTTCGTGCGCCTATCCGGCGACTTAATCGGTAGCCCCGATACGCAGCAGTTACTGCAAAGCGTCGATCAGCATTTGGGTGATGAGCTCCGCAACTGCGCAGTAGATCTGTCCGGAATCCGTTACATCAATAGCACAGGCATCGGAGTACTGGTATCTTTGCTCACTAAGTTCCGTAGCCGCGGCGGGGAAATGATGTTGATTAACCCCGCCGACCACCCTCGTAAAATGTTGGCTTTAACTAAGCTGAACGCTATTTTTTCCATTGCGGACGATGAAGCATCGGCCGCTCAACAGTTGAAAGCCGCAAACTAA